The DNA window CCGCTGCCGTGAGCGCTGGCAGCGCTGCCCTTCACCCTCGGGGCACCGCTGCACGGGCGAGCCCGCAGCAGGCTGGCCGGGGACGGCGCgggatggggctgtgctgcagcgCTCGCCCCCCCGGCAAGGATCCGGCTCATGGCAGGGGCAGCGAGGTAAAGGTGAGCTCTGGTGAGTGAGCCAGGGCTTCCCTCTGCTCTGTCTGGTTCTGCGCCACGACAGTTACAGGTGCTGCCCTAAACGTAAAGCAGGGAGAACTCGGGACAGTTGTTAGTGCTGGTCTCGTACCTGCAGCCACAGGGAAATGGGCGCTGGTAAAGGCACTGTGGGATAGGAATATCCCTGCACCATGTCGCAAGCCTTGCTTACCTCCTTCTGCACACATACCACCCGAGACCAGGCAGAGCAGTAGCCACTGCTGGTGCATTTGAGAGACCTGACTCTGCCTGCATGGTTTTCCATATCATTTTGGTGTATAAAATGCAAAAGATAAAGAACAGCCTCTTTCTTCTAAGACTGAACAAGGATTTCTTTTGTCATGTGCAAAACTGTAGTGTCCCTTGAGGTCATTCACTGTCTCTGCTAGGGCGAAGAGCTCCTGCCTGGATCTCTTAATGCAAATACCTTGGCTTGTTCTGAAGGCAGCAGAACCACAGGGAACAAGCAGGAATAGCATCTCTTCCTCCCCAAGGTATTCAGACAATCGTAAGAACAAACTAATCCAGGCCCCATATGGCACAGAATAAAAGCACAAgagttttctgctttattgTTCCCTTTGCTCTGAGATTTTTGCACaggtgaaaagaaaaccaaaattcaTGCAAAAAAGTTGGGAAATGATCTACCAGGGACCTCACAGGGGAtgtcagcagcagagagaaaggaaaccaGATGTCTTACCACCTAGTCTCTACTCACCTCCCAGCCCAGCTTTGGTTCTGCAGGGGATGGCTTCAGTTTTGCATTAAAGAtcagcattgctgctgcttaGTTCTGTAGCAGTTCAACTTCTTTATGAACTGAACTGCTGTTCAGTTTTGCAAAATAGATGTAATAGCATGCAGCCAACACAGAATTTGGTAGAGCTGAGCAAAAAAGCACAACTTCACAGCATTCCCATCGTTACTAACAGAAGATAGGAGTTCTTGCGGTGAGCAGCGTGTGCTGTGGTACACCCCACAGAGGCCTTGCCCTCACAGAGATCAAGCCATCACGGAAGCCCCAGTTCCAGTTTCTAATATGCCAGCTTAGCATAGCCTCCACGCAGCAGCAGTCCTGATAGATCGCCCGGAAATACAAAACAGCACCTTGTCCCCACATCACTACAGGAGCTTCAGAGAGCCTTCAAATATCTTGAAGACAGCATGGACAGGGTAGCTGAAAGGGATGCTTACTGCCTCTATAAGATGGAGACTGTCAGTAGGATCTCCATCCTTGACAGACACATTATAAAATGACAGCCTATTTCTCCCACAGTCTACCTCTAACCTGATCCCTTTAAGGGCTGTAGGAAAGTGCTTTCCCATGATCAGTGTTTTATCTAGGAACAGAGAGAGGTAATGAGAAGATGCTTTCAGATAGCACTGGAACTTGGGACAAGCAATTCCAAGCATCCAGCGTCTCATGTAGCTAGTGTCTACCCCCCAGAAGTGACAGCCTTCTGAGAAGCTCTCATTGCTCTTGAGTTGGGGGATAGGGGCTGTTAATGCATCCACATTGTGAACTCTGGGTAGGCGCCTTGGGGACACATGGAATGCATTGTCCCCAAAAGCAAATTTGCCTTCTTGACACACTGAAGTCGTCAGATGTTCATGAActgtagaaagaaagaaaaccaacacacaGATACCACACATCCCAGTTGCTGAAGGCTGATTTCCCAATCCAAGTCAACACAAGTCATCCTATCCAAGTCATTCAAGTCCAACCCACTAAAAGCATGTTAACTGAAAGTGCTTCTGTACCTCTCTTAGCTGCTCCCACGTAATTCTAAAAGGGGCGATCCCACATTTCCGGAAACACTGCTCTTTCACAATTTCAAAATGTCTTCTTGCTTCGTGTTTCCAACGACAGCAGCTCTGAGATCCTCATTTTCCATCAGTGCCCTGCAGAGCTTCATTAGGCATTTCTAAAATCTTCCCGGATTAACTTCCACAGACAAGAAGCATGCGAGCAGTGGCACAGCCATTTTATACATGCTTATTTGCTTAGGATCATTTGAAGGTGTTTTCCAGAACTCTCAAAACTTCCTAGCGTGGCCAGGCACAAGGAGGTAATTCTGCAGTTGGGAATTTGCAGAACGTCTTTATTCAGACCTTCTCTTGCCCGCAGTGTTCCGATTCTGTGGCGTTCTCTGCTGTGGAAGTTACTCCTTCAGGAAACCAATAGCAGCGGTGACTTGGACAACTAACGTGAACTGCTCAGATGGCATGGACAATGAGGAAAACCTGGCTCTGGGGCTTTCTAGCTAGAATAGGTCTGGACTGTGCTTACAGGGATGGTAAAGACCGAGACGAGGAGTGGCCATGAGCATGGTGCGCTGTTTAGCATACCCAAGGCTGTACGGGTGGCAGCCAATTAGGTGTGCACATCACACATACTCTGGGCAGAGCCTTCCCCCCCAGCTGTCTCTTGGTCTTGACCCTAGGCTCACTGTCAGGCAGGGCTCAAGCACCCTCAATGCAGCAATAACAAGGGAACCCTTTTTTTGTCTAATTAGATTGGACAGGCATCCCACTGTGCACAGCACCGGCACTGTAGGGTGGTCTTACAAGACATCACAAAGAGTAGATTTACACACAAAGAGGGGATTATTTTGTCATAAGACAAACTCCACCTGCCGCTGCTGTGATGAGTTCTCAACTTTCCCCATGCTTTGAATCGAAGTGGTGCTACAGACAGAAAAGCTATTGCTATTCTCCTCTCTAAATCCTCCCATACATGTCCTAGGACCTCCATACCTCTTTACCTAGAACCCATTTTAGCAGGGTATGTTCAAGGCATCCGAAGCACTGAAGCCTGGGACAAGCATCCTTTTATGTACACATAAGTGAAAATAACCATACAGTCATGTCATAGAATACTATAGAATAGTTTGgcttggaggggaccttaaagatcatctagtaaGTGTTAGCAATCAGCTCTTCCAGAGCTATTTTTGAGTACTTGGTGGTTTACTACAGTCTTTTCTTGAATATGCTTTGTTAGCTTCTCCATGTTGCTCATTACAGAGTGAAATGACCACTTACCTGGCGGTAATTTAAATAAGGACTGCATGTCTGAGAGGAATTGCTGGAAAAGCCGTAGAGTACCATCTGTTGTTAATTTATCCAAAATAATGGGTGGCCTTGGTTTTACATCAGCATCATTAGAAACTGGCTTGCGTTACCTGAAACATGCAGAATAACatcagaagagcagcagaaggcATCAGAAAACCAGCACCAAGCCCATCCCCGAGTCAACAGCTGCATCCCCCACTCCACACCAAGCCCTGATGGGACACACAGAAAGCACCTTCCACCCTCCCCTCTCTCTGCAGCTTTACCAGGGACTCCCTCTCTGACTGGTCTCCCAGAACACCAAATCTCTTCAGCATCATCAGGCTGAAGTATGGACAGTATCTGTCCATAGAGGACCTTGTCTCAGCCATCTCAGCCCAGCTTTGTCAGGACAGACCCTAGCATCCTGTTTGCGGTTGCAGTCCTCGGTCCTTGGAGCAGGAGCTAATGAGGTGGCACAGCTAATGATGCCGGGACAGCTAATGATGCTGATGAGATCAGATGATCAGATCTCATCAGCAGATGAGATGTGCTGCATTTCCGCAGCCCTGGGTGAGCTGCTAAACCCAAgatgcagggctgggggagccTGTGTGCATGCTGGGgtggaggagcagggcaggcactggGAGAACAGCTCAGGAGAAAAGCCATGAACTCTGTAGACTCTTGACTGCGCTGCATGTTTGGGTCCTGCCACATTTGCTTCTTACAAGCAGAAGGCAATGCGAGCTGAAGGATGGCTCAGGATAACTAAGCTCATCTGTCCTTTGCGTGCCCATACAGGGACCTAAACATTCAGGAATTGCCCTCAGAACGGCACTTGAGAATAGGTTCAGAGGGCACAGAAAAATAAGCTGTGCTCTACATGAGAAGTCACGCAGCCTCTGGGGGCTTCTTCAGGCTCAGTGTGCCATCAGCATGCCAAAGGGTGAGTCCAGTGCATGCAGGCTAGGCTATCAGTCACCCGAAGCAATGTGTAGTGCAATAGTAGACCACCTTGGGAAGAGCTTACCTGGCTTGAATAGCTGAAAAAGCCTGTAAAAGACAGTTTGAAAGTAGAATTAGCATAGCACAGGCAAAGGGTAGCCCAAGAGCTGAGTGTCTCTGGCAAGGGAGATGCTGTTAGGTACCTTGATGAAAAGAGGTAGGTCTTTCTGATCTCTCAGAGCCTCCAGCTCCCGTATATCACGGCTGGCTGCATCCTTCCCCTCTTTGTGTTCTAGCATCTCTGTCTGCATCCAAGAAAGCTGTTGCGCCTCGTTGTGACTGAGAGCTTTCAGGACCTCTTCTTCTCTGTTTCCTAGCTGCAGACACATCTCTTTGAAGAGGCTCTCCAGCCGATACCTCCGCAGGCCCTCCTCATTCTGTtaagaaaacactttcaaagcTGTTAGGGACCAAATCTTACATTTAAAGCCAATCACTCTCACTCATAAAAGAGCCTGGTCTCTTCTGGACTCAGAGAAGTAAATACTAACTTAGTGTCTCTCCACGTGACAACAAACCAAGATGTCCCGTTGACAGCAGAAGGGCCAAGTGACACAAGTGCCCCAGCGTCTGGCACCTGaccagaaaaagatgaaaaagtagTGCAGCTTGCGTGATGCTTGCTGAAGACTTCCCACTGTATTCCCATATTCTGCACTATCTGTCTTTGGTCCCTTTAAGGATGGGTGAGGATGTACAAGTACCAAGTGCCAAGTACAGTTCTGTCTTCAGACCTTCGCCCAGTGCCAGGACTTTGAGTCTTATCATTTTTACTGGTGGAGGAAGACAAGTGCCAATTCTGCCTCAGCAGAATGAACTAGGATTTGGAGACCTGTGTTACATTCACTGCTCTTCCAGAGCTTTTAGATAGATATTGGCATGCTGGGAGCAAAAAGCAGACATTTAGGGGCAATCTTTTAACATCATTCCTATCAATATCTTAGAACCACAGGCTAACCTAAAGGGATTTCTTGTAAATAGGAATAAACCCACAATAACATGGTGTGTGATACCACCACCTACCCATCAGGAAGCATGGACTTAACAGCAATTTTCAAGCTCAAAGGCCCTTTGGAAATTAAGAAGGTACTTCCCAGTAAAGGGAAGTAAGAAAATTGTTCCTCATCCTCCCTAAAAACAGACCCTAGAAAATAACTGAGAAACCACCAAGAACTAAACCCACCTTGGAACGCGCGATCTGgggaagagcaaaagaaaaccttATCAGCTACCAGCACATAACCATCCCCAGAGTGATGGTTGGACCTTGGAACAAACCTTTACTTCCTCCTCTTGTTTCAGCaggttttctgtgctgtgatTCAGCGCAGCTTCGTGGGTTTTCACTGCTTCCAgggtttcaggaaaaaaaccctgtaaaaaCAGCCAGCGGGAGGTATCAGGATAGGACGGACACAAGTGCACGAGATCAGCAGCTTTATGGACATGGGACTTCTTGCTCTCAGGACAAATGAATCGTAAAGGGTTCCTGGAAGATTGTAGCCCTGGACAAATACTgcaaacacaagcacaggaaagacattttgaaactgaaaataccTTCGGCTTGGAACCGCACCCAGGACTAGGAGCACAATCACGCGCACCCGGTCCCACCGGTTTGGCTTCTCAGGGTGGGAAGAAAGCTTCCATAACATCTTGGTTTATATCCCTGAATCCCCAGAGGGAATCTAGGGCAAAACTGGGAATAAAAGCCCAATATTCCAAGCTGGAGATTTAGCCCCAAGTCTGCAGATCTGAACCTGAAGAAACCTTTCATCTCTGTGCTGCGGGCAGCTCCCTGTGCCCCAGGTCCCTGTGGTTTTCCTAGTGCGATCTGTGCTCTAAGGGCTGTCCTGGCAGCCTCTTACCTGTGCTTTGCCAAAAGCCTCCTCCAGAGTGGTGATCTTGTGGTCCTTGTGGGAGCTGATGGTGCAGCACAGCATGCAGATGCAGACTGAGTCTGTCACACAGTAGCAGTCCAGCAGCCTGCCATGCTGGGGGCATCTCCTCTCACCCAAAACCTGAGCTTCACAGGGCTCCGTCAGGACATGCTCTTTCAGAGGGCTCTTTGTGTTGTGCTTGCTCAGGTGGGCTTGGCAGAGGGAGGCCTCGCAGTTCATGCAGGTCTTCACGGCCGGCTGGGGCTCCTGAAGGCAGGAGTCACACAGGATCACCCCATCTTGCTGTCCCAAgctttcccccttctcttcaCATTGCACTCCAGGCCTTTCCTCCTCTGGGTCTGCCTGGGTATGGCACAGCGGGCAGCAGTCCTGCTGGCGCTCCTCCTGGATGCAATCCCTGCAGAACCTGTGACCACAACTCAGCATCACCAG is part of the Lathamus discolor isolate bLatDis1 chromosome 10, bLatDis1.hap1, whole genome shotgun sequence genome and encodes:
- the LOC136020169 gene encoding tripartite motif-containing protein 29-like gives rise to the protein MDLTCAICLGTYLELVMLSCGHRFCRDCIQEERQQDCCPLCHTQADPEEERPGVQCEEKGESLGQQDGVILCDSCLQEPQPAVKTCMNCEASLCQAHLSKHNTKSPLKEHVLTEPCEAQVLGERRCPQHGRLLDCYCVTDSVCICMLCCTISSHKDHKITTLEEAFGKAQGFFPETLEAVKTHEAALNHSTENLLKQEEEVKNEEGLRRYRLESLFKEMCLQLGNREEEVLKALSHNEAQQLSWMQTEMLEHKEGKDAASRDIRELEALRDQKDLPLFIKAFSAIQAR